The DNA segment GTGGTTGCGGCCGGTTACAACCGCGTGTCAGACGATCAGAACCATTCATTCGTCTGCCACGCAACATTGGGCTGGGAAGCTGACATTTCCGATTACAACTCACAGGAAGCGGGATGACGCTATGACCTCCGCAAAACAGCTCCTCAAATCGTTCACCCTTTGGGAATTCCTCAAGGCGCATGCGCTAACCTTGAAGTATTTCTTCAAGCCAAAGGTGACGATCAACTATCCGTTTGAGAAATCGCCGCTGTCCCCGCGTTTTCGCGGTGAGCATGCGCTTCGCCGCTATCCCAATGGCGAGGAACGCTGCATCGCGTGCAAACTCTGCGAGGCCGTGTGCCCCGCGCAAGCGATCACGATTGAGAGCGAACCGCGTGATGACGGCAGCCGCCGTACGACGCGCTACGACATCGACATGACCAAATGCATCTATTGCGGTTTCTGTCAGGAAGCCTGTCCAGTGGACGCCGTGGTTGAGGGACCAAACTTTGAATACGCCACCGAAACGCGCGAGGAATTGCTCTATGACAAAGCAAAATTGCTCGCAAATGGTGACAAATGGGAACGGGCCATCGCGGCCAATCTTGAAGCCGATGCACCCTATCGTTAAGGGCGCCCCGACGGGACAACAGGGACTATGATAGAAACACTCGCATTCTACCTGTTCGCAGGGTTGGTCATCGCCGGGGCGGTGATGGTCATCATGTCGCGCAACCCAGTACACAGCGTGCTGTGGTTGATCCTTGCGTTTTTCAACGCGGCGGGCCTCATGGTGTTGGTCGGCGCGGAGTTTATCGCGATGCTTTTGGTCATCGTGTATGTTGGCGCAGTCGCGGTTTTGTTCCTATTCGTGGTTATGATGCTCGACATCGATTTTGCCGCCATGCGCGCCGGATTTATCAAGAACTTTCCGCTGGGAATTGCGGTTGCCTTGATTCTTTTGGCAGAACTCGTCTTGGGACTGGGCGCGTACAAT comes from the Erythrobacter sp. Alg231-14 genome and includes:
- the nuoI gene encoding NADH-quinone oxidoreductase subunit NuoI; this translates as MTSAKQLLKSFTLWEFLKAHALTLKYFFKPKVTINYPFEKSPLSPRFRGEHALRRYPNGEERCIACKLCEAVCPAQAITIESEPRDDGSRRTTRYDIDMTKCIYCGFCQEACPVDAVVEGPNFEYATETREELLYDKAKLLANGDKWERAIAANLEADAPYR
- a CDS encoding NADH-quinone oxidoreductase subunit J yields the protein MIETLAFYLFAGLVIAGAVMVIMSRNPVHSVLWLILAFFNAAGLMVLVGAEFIAMLLVIVYVGAVAVLFLFVVMMLDIDFAAMRAGFIKNFPLGIAVALILLAELVLGLGAYNAGGLELGSPDGMAAADRAGVSNIEAIGALLYGPYIILFEIAGIILLVAMIGAIVLTHREPKAGARARQDIGKQISRRPEDATVLKNPDYGKGVEL